GCTTTGATGCTTCTGTTTCGTCTTTAGCTTCTGAAAGTTCTTTTACTAAATCAATGTATGGCAAAAGCCACTTATGAAGTTCATCGTGTGCTTTGCCTTTCATTGTGCAATTAGTAGTAAGTAAATCAATATTGGATTGTAATTTTTCAGATAATGATTTGTAATCTTTTTGCTCAACCTTAATAAATGAATTTATATCAGTTTCCATATTGCGAATATGTATTATCATATTGGAATCAACTTTCCATTTTTCTCCATTATTAAGTTCGATGGCTTCACTTTCTTCATCGTGCAGGTGTTCCTTGTGATTGGCCGATTTCGTTTGTACTTTTGATTTTACATTAGTTGTGTTTCCACAACCGATAAGAATCAAACTGAATGTTAGAAGTGAAATTATTTTTGTTTTCATATTTTCTTTTTTGTAATTGTGAAATAAGCAATACTTGCAAATGCTAGAGTTACAGCAATTCTAAAAATCATTGCACCGATGGTTTTTTCTTCATAAATACCGCCTGAACTTGCGTGAATTTTAAGACCGATAAAAGCTGTTAGTAGAATAAGTGTTGAAATTCCTAAAAGCGATGTAGTCCATTTCTTGCTTTTAATAAACCCATAAGCAGCTAACAGATAAAGAATGCTACTGATGAAATTTGACCAAACCACAAACAGAACATAATTGCCCTCTTTGGCTCTAATGCCAAACAAATCAAATATTACGGAAGTGCTTAGGAATAAAGTAAGCAAGCCAAATCCGGCTAAAATAATTGCAAATAAATATGGAAGTATTTTTTTCATAATCTTTATGGTTCTACAATTATTTTTTGAGTTGCTTTTTCATAAGTGGTTTCAATGGTGATGTAATAAATTCCGCCATTGATAAGGTTTTTAATTCTTTTAGAGTAGGTGTTTTCTCCTGCTTGTAAGTTTTTAAGAACTGTATTTTCAATTAATTTCCCGCTGGCATCGCTAATTGTAAGTTTTACTTCACCTTTATCCCTAAGATTAAATTTCACCATGAAATTGCCATTGTTAGGATTTGGATACACTTGCATTTGCAATGTTCCAATGCTATGAGTGTTCAACTCGTGAATGCCAACCGTTGAATTTTTTATCACAAATACTTTAAATATTTGACTGCTTGCACTGCTTTGCGTGCCAGTATTTGTAAAAAAGATATTAGCTGCTGTGCTGCTTATACCGCCATAGATATAACCAACCAAAGTTGTGTCAGCCGTAAAATTATCTAATTTAAATACTTCGTTGCTATAATGTGGCAATGTATTTATGGGAATAAATTCAGAACCTGCACCGAGTAAAGTAGGCATTGCAATAGGTAATTTATATTCAGCCATTGTGCCACTTGCATCTCTTGTCACTCGTGCTATGGTTTTTTACAAATGGAACATTGTTGTCTTGAACCAATATTCCTAAACTATCATAATATTGAGCAATACCACCAAAAAACACCGTGTGCATTTCGTTGTTTGAAGCACTATATATTGGAATATGAGCACAGTGGTAGTGATTGTAATATTGAGAAAAAGCATTGTTTACTGTATGCCCTGTGCTGTCTATATTTACACAATTTAAATAAGGTAAATCAACACCCACTTGAAATACTCCCGAAAATGCAGTTAAACCTTCTTGGCCTGTTGGCATTATTTGCGGAACTACATTATAATCTCTTCTGTGAAGATTTGCAGCATCTACTATTGCAGGTAGATGTGTAACAGAAAGCGTTACACCATTATCGAAGATTGTAAATTTTCTGCTTGCGTTAGTATAGATTTGAACAAATCCAGGTCCATGAGTTGGACCCATTGGGTTATACCTGCCGATAAATTTTTGACCGCCAGTAAGATAGAAAGTGTTATTGATTTTATTGAGATAACCGCCAGTAACAGCAAACATTGTGTCTGTTATCTGCCTAAAATTTGTTGCAAACGATGTTCCATTGATAACTGCATTTATAACATCGGGAACTTTAACTGCACTAAGATTTGGGTAGGTGATATGGTCAGCAGAAGTGTTGCTGTAACCATAGCCGCCTACCAAGTATAAATAATTTCCCTCCTGAAAAAATTCCATATTGGTTGAACTTAATTGTTCTTGCAAACCAATTGGAAGTGATGATAATGGAGCCGTCCATTTTTGTTGTGCAACTGGGTCAACAACTATTAATTGATTGTTGTGTCCCGCCACATCAAATGCAGCAAAGGGTTGTCTACGGTGCAAGCCATCTAATCGTCCACCAATAATTAACCACTTACCATTGTGTTGACCCCAAGCATAAGCTTGTAAACCACCCAAGCCACTTATATTCATTGGTTCAATAGCAATATGAAATGGTGCAGTTTGAGCATTGCCTTGTGAGGTGAAAGCAATTAATAGTATTGCTAAAATTTTAATTCTGTTCATCATCTATTTGTTTTTTATTAATGTTAAAACCGATTGTATCATATTGTCACCGTTTCTACTTATGTCAAATTGAAAATTTGCAACTCTCCATTTAAACATTTTCAGTCGGAAAGTTCCCATCACGATATGCATTAATTCATCAGATGTTATAGAATTTGTAAAAACTTTTTTTTGTTGCCCTTCCAAAATTATAGGCATTAAGTGTTTCATTTTTACACCCATTATTTTCAATATAGTTTCGTTTATGCGTTGACTTTCTTCCATAAGTCCATCAGAAAATACCGCCACTACAAAGTGTGGGTTCTTTTTAAAAAATGAAAACTGATTTTGAAACAGCGTTATGAATTTTTCTTCGGGTGATTGATCGCTGGAAATTGCATTAGTATAGCGTTCATCCATACTCTTAGCAAGATATTCGAGCAAGGCAATAATTATTTCTTCCTTGCTTGTAAAGTGCCTGTAAATGGCACTTTCAGAAAACTTCATTTCCTTAGCAAGGTTCTTAATTGTTAAGCCACTTACTCCCGAAGTAGTAAGTATTTTACCTGCTGCTTCTATAATTTCAAGTTGTCTGTCTGAAATTGCTGTTGTCATTTGTTATTTTTTTAAGAATGAAGAATACATCCATACTTGTTTTTCCTGAAAACGGATATAATCGCTCATTAAAGCATTTGTTCCTTCATCGTTCGCATCAGTAGCTAATGCAAGAATTTCTCTTTGCATTACGATTACTGTTTTAAATGCTTCCAGAATTTGTTCAACTGCAATTAAACCATCAGAAATTTTCTTGCTTTCCTTTATTGTTGATGTTTTAGAATATTGAGAATAACTATGCTCGGGTGTATGCCCCAATGTTAATATACGTTCAGCAACTTCATCAATTTTTAGCAACAAATCATTGTAGAGTTCTTCAAATTTTAAATGCAGCTCAAAAAACTTTTCACCTTTGATGTTCCAGTGAAAGCCCCTCGTGTTTTGATAAAAGATTGAATAGTTTGCCAATAACTTGTTTAATTTATTTGCCAAATCTTCGGCTTTGTCTTGGTGTAAACCAATTGCATTTATTTTTTTCATCTTTATTTATTTTAGAGTTTATGATTTATTGAGTGACAGATTTCATTTTCAAAAAGGCAACACCTAACCAAATTACCGAAGCTGTCATTGCAATTGCTCCGATTAATACTAAAGCAGGAGGCAAACCAAAATACACCTCTGTTAGTATTCCTATTGGCATTAACAATCCAGTAAGTGCCAACCAAGAAATGACTTTCACGTTTTGGAGTTTGTCTCTGAAATGTAGAAGCAAATAACCAATTAGGATGTTTAGAAAGGCAAACAAGTTCCCGTGAACGTGAGCCAGTCTGCTTTCAAAATGTTTTCCGATACTGTATGAGTTTGCCCATTCTTCTTTACCCGGAGCAAAGTCACGGAGGTAGATTAATAGAAAGCCATAAGCCATAAAAAGCCCCATTGTCAGGAAGCCAATTGCGATGTTGTTTTTGCCGTTCATTTTGATTGTATTTATAATGTTAGTGAATATTCACTCACAAAGGTAATTGAATTATATTCACGCCTGCAAGTTTTTTTTGAGAAAACTTTAAAATATGACGAAAATCATCTGGTGCGGTGGGAAATTGGCTCTTTTGGGGTTTGCCTGTGTGTCGGCTTGTGTGAAGGGGCAAACCCCAAATGTGCCAATGTGGGCTGGCTAAAATTATTTTTTAAAATGTGCGGTGGGGAAATTTTTAAAACAAATGCGTTGGCTTTAGTGTCGGCAAAATGGTCTGGCGGTGTCGAGTTACAGCGAAATTGTCAACCGAGTTTTTGTCGTCCGAGAATTTATTTGGCAGTCAAAAGTCTGGTCGTTTTGGTGTCCGTCTTACGGTTGCACGGTCGTCTTTTAGGCTTGCTTATAACGTTTGTGTTTACGCATCAGTTGCATTAACCCTCTATTTAAGCAGGCTTTATGAAACTAATTGCCTTTATAGAAATAGTATAAAATTAATTCTAGTAAACAAGTATACAAATTAAATCTCCCACTAAATCCGGCTTTTACCTAAAACACGGAGGCACATAAACACTTTTGTAAAATCAATAAAGCCCAATCTCAAGTCCCAAAATCACCTGCGGCATCTCCTGCATCTGATATTTGGATTTGAACAAATCGGTAAAACGATAAGACGCCCAGAGGCTGATATGGCTATATCCGAATCTGGCAAACGCTTCAGCCTGTATTTTTTTTACGTAATCGAGATCGTCGACTTCGGTACGGGCGGTGCCATATCCTGTTTCATACTTATAGACTTCCGACATAGACAAACAATATTTTCCTGTTACTCCGAGATCTAAATAAGTTCCCATGAAATTACCTCTGTTCACATCGAAGTTAAACCGATTGAATTGTCCAAGCGAAACAGCCGACACATCAAAACGTCTGTCTTCAATCGGAGTTCCGTAAGGTGAAAGTGCTCCGGGTGCTCTTTTCAGTTTATAATTCGTAAAGTCGATTTGAAATTCCCAACCTAATGAATAGAGCGGACTGATCTTAAATTTTTTCCTGAGACCAAATCCCCATGAAACAGAATTGCCTGCAATAATTTCCTGTCTGTCTGAAACCGGAAGCACAAATCCGAATTTTATCAACCCTTGTGTGAATTTTTCCTGATTGGGTCCTTTATCGTATTTCTTTTCGAGAGCTCTGTCGTAGTTTAATAAAACAGTTTGTGCCCGTGCAGAAACTGCGTTTAGAATAAAAATCAGGAATAAAATTTGTGTTAGCTTTTTCATTCTTATTTAATTTCTTCAGATTCTAATTTTGGAAAATCCAGTTTGCTGGTATAGCCTTCAAAATGAACTGTAACTTCATCGCCTTCGTTAAAATCCTGCGCCTGCAGGTTCAGCATTTCTTTTCTACCGGCAAGAAAAACAGTATACGATTTTACTGATCCGTATTTATCTGTTACTTTATAGAAAAGATTTCTTTGAGCATTATAACCTAATGCGATTTCCTGGTCGGGATAAGAATACTTTTCGCGGAGGACAACTTTTATCTGATCATTCACAATTACGAAATCAAATGTAGGCTCTATCGTTCTGGTCGTGTCAGTAAAATATTTCGCTTGAGGAATTCCGTAGCCATGTGCATAATCAAAATATGGATAAAGATGTCCGCTCTTTTCAATCTCGCGAAACAATTGCATGTTTGAAAGTGATCTGTTCGTCTGCCAGGCGCATGCTGCAAATCCTGCAACCAAGGGAGCAGAGAATGATGTTCCGAAAGCCTCCTTTATACCGCTAACGCTTGCTGCTATGATATCTGCGGGTGCAGTTACATTTGGTTTCAGACGTCCATCACTTGTTGGACCAAATGAACTGAAATAAATATGTAGGTCGGTTCCGGGATCTGTGCCACCTACTGCCAAAACACTATCAGCATCAGCAGGTGTATCGATGTAGTGCCAGTTGTCGCGAGCTTCATTTCCCGCTGAATTTACAACCAGAATTCCTTTCGATGCAGCAACTGTAGCTGCCATTGCGATGAGACTATTCCGGCCATTCATTTCATCGTTGAAATATCTGTTGTATGTATATCCTAATGAACTGCTGATAATATTCGCACCATTTTTATCTGCCCATTCAGCTGCTACCAGCCAATTCTCTTCTTCGCTAATGGTTTCTGAAAAAACTTTTTCTGTTCTTGCCAGCAACACTTCTGCACCTGTAGCGAGTCCGATCTTAACAGTATCGAGCTCACCAACAATACATGAGAGAGCGGCGCTTCCATGCCAATGGCTGACGAAAACGTCTTCTTTCTTTCTTACAAAATCATAAGTAGCAATGATCCGTTTCTCATTTCTCAATTTAGTGAATACGCTATTTTCATCTGCTCCTTTAAAACCGGCATCCAATACTGCTATACGAATCCCCTTTCCATCGATGTTTCTTTCGTTGAAAAGCTTGCCACCCAAACGATCTGTCTGATAATGTAAGAGCGCACGATTGTATGTGTTTAGATCTTTCGACTCTTCTGTTTTAAAGGCTAAAACAACTTGTCCGTTCATTTCGCGAACAGAAGAAACAAAAGGCAGTGCTTTGATGGATTCAATTCTATCTGGAGAAGTATACGCTGCTATTCCATTTAACCACCTGCTGGAATAACTTTCAGAATCGCTTAATAAAAGTACTTGTGAACAGTAATTTTCGTTGACCGGAAAATCTTTTTCATCGCAAAGATTCAATCCTTGTGACAACCTTTGGTCAATCGTTCGTTGAGAAAAATAAGCGTATGGATCGAATTCCACACCTGATTTGTCAGTAAAACTTATCCAATATTTTTCAGCAAATAGATTCCGTGAATGAATAAGCAGAATAATGACAATTACATATTTCAGTCTGTTTGCCATTCATTATCTTGTTTCAGGAAAACTTTTTTGTCCACTTAAGAATATTTACTACACGTGTTCCATCTTCATATGTATCACCAAATTTTATGCGGAGGTAATCATCAGGGAAGTCATAGGTGTATTCCATTTCCTGGCCTTTACTGATGATTGCTTTTGCCTTTGAATACTGTTTGATCTCGGGGAAATAATTTTTGTATAGATACACACCTTTCACATCAGTAGTTAAAAACTGCACATCGTATGATTCTCCGGTGAGATTGTATGATTCATAGCCGTCTTCTTTTTTAACGACAGCGACTTTCGCTGCCTTTGGATATTTACGGACATCGTACAAGGTATCATATCGATAAAATTCCTGGGTTGTGGAAACGTTCCAGATTCCTTCGATAGGATCAAGGGAATCTTTTCCTGAAACGAAGTAAGTGCGGAACGATTCTTCCGATAAAAGTTCCTGACCATTCGAATGAATGCTGATCAATAGTAGAAGTGCGGTAAATAGTTTTCTCACGATTTCAAAAATACACTTTTATTTATTACAAAGAGATAAAACAACGGCAATCCACAAACAGTTATGGGTGATAAGTTGAGGTTCTTGTTGCAAAAAAGAACCCACATTTACGCGGTTACGATTCCGGTTTTAAATTTTGTCCTTTGGCCATTTATCATTGCTGTCTGCCATGTGGTGGATAGTCGTGCAAGAGGGGAAATCGTGGGGCTTCTTGCCGGCGAAAGCGGCGTTTTTTTATTACATATCTATTCAACTTATTGGGTTTGCTTGTAAGCAAAGGCAGCGATTTTTTTTCGCGGCCC
This window of the Bacteroidota bacterium genome carries:
- a CDS encoding T9SS type A sorting domain-containing protein codes for the protein MTRDASGTMAEYKLPIAMPTLLGAGSEFIPINTLPHYSNEVFKLDNFTADTTLVGYIYGGISSTAANIFFTNTGTQSSASSQIFKVFVIKNSTVGIHELNTHSIGTLQMQVYPNPNNGNFMVKFNLRDKGEVKLTISDASGKLIENTVLKNLQAGENTYSKRIKNLINGGIYYITIETTYEKATQKIIVEP
- a CDS encoding TetR/AcrR family transcriptional regulator yields the protein MTTAISDRQLEIIEAAGKILTTSGVSGLTIKNLAKEMKFSESAIYRHFTSKEEIIIALLEYLAKSMDERYTNAISSDQSPEEKFITLFQNQFSFFKKNPHFVVAVFSDGLMEESQRINETILKIMGVKMKHLMPIILEGQQKKVFTNSITSDELMHIVMGTFRLKMFKWRVANFQFDISRNGDNMIQSVLTLIKNK
- a CDS encoding DNA starvation/stationary phase protection protein; this encodes MKKINAIGLHQDKAEDLANKLNKLLANYSIFYQNTRGFHWNIKGEKFFELHLKFEELYNDLLLKIDEVAERILTLGHTPEHSYSQYSKTSTIKESKKISDGLIAVEQILEAFKTVIVMQREILALATDANDEGTNALMSDYIRFQEKQVWMYSSFLKK
- a CDS encoding S8 family serine peptidase; amino-acid sequence: MANRLKYVIVIILLIHSRNLFAEKYWISFTDKSGVEFDPYAYFSQRTIDQRLSQGLNLCDEKDFPVNENYCSQVLLLSDSESYSSRWLNGIAAYTSPDRIESIKALPFVSSVREMNGQVVLAFKTEESKDLNTYNRALLHYQTDRLGGKLFNERNIDGKGIRIAVLDAGFKGADENSVFTKLRNEKRIIATYDFVRKKEDVFVSHWHGSAALSCIVGELDTVKIGLATGAEVLLARTEKVFSETISEEENWLVAAEWADKNGANIISSSLGYTYNRYFNDEMNGRNSLIAMAATVAASKGILVVNSAGNEARDNWHYIDTPADADSVLAVGGTDPGTDLHIYFSSFGPTSDGRLKPNVTAPADIIAASVSGIKEAFGTSFSAPLVAGFAACAWQTNRSLSNMQLFREIEKSGHLYPYFDYAHGYGIPQAKYFTDTTRTIEPTFDFVIVNDQIKVVLREKYSYPDQEIALGYNAQRNLFYKVTDKYGSVKSYTVFLAGRKEMLNLQAQDFNEGDEVTVHFEGYTSKLDFPKLESEEIK